One Natronolimnobius sp. AArcel1 DNA window includes the following coding sequences:
- a CDS encoding Nif3-like dinuclear metal center hexameric protein, which translates to MDLAEFTAQLNAELHHADYADIDASANGLQVGPETGSVEHVAFAVDGAQETFERAAAAGADVLVVHHGISWGGFDRVTGRTYDHVDTLLENDLALYASHLPLDGHQQLGNAAGVADVLDLEDRTPFGEHGGEYIGQRGVAADSYTATQLRERLEDTLDTGGENVRVLDFGPDELEEIAIVTGSGTDWLEEAKEAGVDALVTGEGKQKVYHAAQEAGITVVLAGHYATETFGVRSLQDLVTGWGLETTYIDIPTGL; encoded by the coding sequence TGCCGACTACGCCGATATCGATGCGAGCGCAAACGGCTTGCAGGTCGGCCCCGAGACGGGGTCGGTCGAGCACGTCGCGTTCGCCGTCGACGGCGCACAGGAGACGTTCGAGCGCGCGGCCGCCGCCGGCGCTGACGTGCTGGTTGTCCACCACGGCATCTCGTGGGGCGGCTTCGACCGCGTCACCGGCCGCACCTACGACCACGTCGACACGCTGCTCGAGAACGACCTCGCGCTGTACGCCTCTCATCTCCCACTCGACGGGCACCAGCAACTGGGCAACGCAGCAGGCGTTGCAGACGTTCTCGATCTCGAGGACCGCACACCCTTCGGCGAGCATGGTGGCGAATACATCGGCCAACGCGGCGTCGCCGCCGACAGCTATACTGCCACGCAACTGCGTGAACGCCTCGAGGACACCCTCGACACTGGCGGCGAGAACGTCCGCGTCCTCGACTTCGGTCCCGACGAACTCGAGGAAATCGCCATCGTCACCGGCAGCGGCACGGACTGGCTCGAGGAGGCAAAGGAAGCGGGTGTCGACGCGCTCGTGACGGGTGAGGGCAAACAGAAAGTCTACCACGCCGCCCAAGAGGCCGGAATCACCGTCGTACTGGCTGGTCACTACGCGACTGAGACCTTCGGCGTGCGCTCGCTGCAGGATCTGGTCACTGGTTGGGGCCTCGAGACGACGTACATTGACATCCCGACCGGTCTCTGA